A DNA window from Aureibacter tunicatorum contains the following coding sequences:
- a CDS encoding right-handed parallel beta-helix repeat-containing protein: protein MMKSNTLIFVFALFLICSCSDDNQSELIDKPAGFQLTNWDISHEEAQFKASLQKYGEGLNIYAMYGEKGNPSQKTKLFLDDNGDVNFTFSGLQTGKDYEVSFLVSNDAGTLAPKKIEFSTRQVYVDPEYGNTGKGTSWRFPLSNMQQAVDLAHRLSKKHGVEFSIWCKKGLYNLADETIVLYDSTQIYGGFAGDEMDVDQRDYNVNISLATGRKKNATLFLGLDDIQNFVLIDGFNFTSSYVGDVSPSVDGEMEEMIGGAVRFEGVKGDLIVRNCNFFDNQNDLQSSGLVVVAEDEILFPITNVYIENCQFMENTGSRAALSIYFADNVVFDKVRFYNNKGIDEGGAALLAGVQTFYVDEGVFVSNKTEYSNGSCLYLEDVVKVDIEKTEFVNNITGVQKLKNESIGGLLFQENGTLSITSSKFVRNDAYKHSPSLLKLQNVSFSDRGGNCLGKGDEANSEPYSNHNRLFEKFKYCE from the coding sequence ATGATGAAATCAAATACTCTTATTTTTGTCTTTGCGCTTTTCTTAATATGCTCTTGCTCTGATGATAATCAGAGTGAATTGATAGATAAGCCGGCAGGGTTCCAATTGACAAATTGGGATATTAGCCATGAGGAAGCCCAGTTTAAAGCAAGTTTGCAGAAATATGGTGAAGGATTGAATATATATGCTATGTATGGAGAGAAGGGAAATCCTAGTCAAAAGACGAAGTTGTTTTTAGATGACAATGGGGATGTGAACTTTACCTTTTCAGGCTTGCAAACTGGAAAGGATTATGAAGTAAGCTTTTTAGTGTCGAATGACGCAGGCACATTGGCTCCGAAAAAAATAGAATTTTCCACAAGACAAGTTTATGTAGATCCTGAATATGGCAATACAGGAAAAGGCACAAGTTGGAGATTCCCACTGAGCAATATGCAACAAGCGGTGGATTTGGCGCATAGATTAAGCAAAAAGCATGGCGTTGAATTTTCAATCTGGTGCAAGAAAGGATTATATAATTTAGCAGATGAAACAATAGTTTTATATGATTCCACTCAAATTTATGGAGGTTTTGCGGGGGATGAGATGGATGTTGATCAAAGGGATTATAATGTCAATATCTCACTGGCAACAGGTAGAAAGAAAAATGCAACTTTATTTTTGGGATTGGATGATATCCAAAATTTTGTTTTAATAGATGGCTTTAATTTTACTAGCTCATATGTAGGGGATGTAAGCCCTTCTGTGGATGGGGAAATGGAGGAAATGATTGGTGGAGCTGTCCGATTTGAGGGAGTGAAAGGTGATTTAATTGTAAGAAATTGCAATTTTTTTGATAACCAAAACGACTTGCAAAGCTCTGGATTGGTTGTGGTTGCAGAAGATGAAATTTTATTTCCTATCACAAATGTATATATAGAAAATTGCCAGTTTATGGAAAATACTGGGTCCAGAGCAGCTTTGTCCATTTACTTTGCTGATAATGTTGTTTTTGACAAAGTTAGATTTTACAATAATAAAGGTATCGATGAAGGTGGAGCGGCGTTGTTGGCGGGTGTTCAAACGTTCTATGTTGATGAGGGTGTTTTCGTTTCAAATAAAACTGAATATAGCAATGGTTCATGTTTGTATTTGGAAGATGTGGTTAAAGTTGACATAGAGAAAACCGAATTTGTTAATAACATTACCGGGGTTCAAAAGCTTAAAAATGAGTCTATTGGAGGTCTTCTTTTTCAGGAGAATGGGACTTTGTCAATTACTAGCTCAAAGTTCGTTAGAAATGATGCGTACAAGCATTCCCCTAGTTTGTTGAAATTGCAGAATGTGAGTTTCTCTGATAGGGGAGGAAATTGTTTAGGAAAAGGAGATGAGGCGAATTCTGAACCTTATTCAAATCATAATAGATTATTTGAGAAATTTAAGTATTGTGAATAG